The window CTGCGACTCCATCACCTCGGCCACCACCTTCTCGAGGCCCGACTTCAACGCATGGAGGAACAGCTCGTTGGCGAGGAGGCTCCCCATCCCCTTCCGGTGGAAGTCTTTCGCAACGACGATCCGGATCGTCGCGACGTGCTTCATCCACCCGCCGAGGTTCTTGTGAAGCGTGGCGTCCGCCACGATGTCGTTCCCCTTCCAGGCGAGGAGCGGGAAGATCCGGTTGTAGTTAAGCTCGGTCGCCCACCGTTCGATAACGGCAGGGTCCGCCACGTCATCTTTAAGGAAGATCCTGTCCCCCTCCGGCAACCGCTGGAAAAAGGTGAACAGGGCATCCTTGTCCTTCCGTTCGAACGGCTTGAGCGTGACCGTGGAACCGTCCTTCAGCTTCACGTCCTTGGGGTATTCCCGGTTCATGGCGTGTCCTCCTTGTCCGGCGGGTGAATGGAACCCAGTTGGAACACGGTGAACGAGACCTTTCTTTCATTATAATGGCACGGAACCCGGAACAACCGGGAAAAGGGGGGCGGGATGGGCGGCAAGGTGATCGTGGAGCGTGACGGAGGGGTGGCGACCGTCACGATCTCCAATCCGGCGAAGAAGAACGCGCTGAACCTGAAGATCCTGAACGAGCTGAAAGCGGCGATGGGACGGCTCTCGGGAGGGGACACGCGCTGCCTCATCCTGCGGGGAGAGGGGAGCGAGGCGTTCTGCGCGGGGTACGACATCACCCAGATCCCCGCGGGGGGAAGCGGCGAGGCCCAGGTGCTCCTTTCCAGCAATCCGTTCGACGACATGATCCGCGCGATCGAATCGTTCCCTTCGCCGGTGATCGCGATGCTGAACGGCTTCGCCTTCGGCGGAGGCCTGGAGATGGCGGTGTCGTGCGACATCCGGATCGCCTCCGACCAGGCAGTCTTCGGGATGACGCCGGCGCGCCTCGGGATCATCTATCGTCCCGCGGGCCTGATGCGGTTCGTGAACACGATCGGGCTCCCCGCCACGAAGGAGCTCTTCTACACGGCGCGCAAAGTGAGCGCCCGCCGGGCGCTGGACCTGAAACTGGTCGGCCGCGTCTGCCCCCCGGAGGAACTTCCCCAGGTCGTCCTCGAGATGGCGCGGGAGATCGCGGGAAACGCCCCGCTCTCCATCCGCGGCACGAAGCGGATCCTCTCCCTGTGCATGCAATTCCGCGACCTTCCTCCGGACGAGGCGAAGGAGGCGGAGGACCTGATCCGCGCCTGCATGGACAGCCACGACCTCCTCGAGGGAAAGCGGGCGTTCCTCGAGAAACGGAGGCCGAAGTTCCAGGGAAAATGAAGGACGGGCCGGTGATCCCGAAGGATGGCATTCATCGACTGTTTAATTATTAAAGTTTCCTCCCCCCCCGACCGAAGAGACGGGTGATGAAAAATACAACGGAAATCCGCCATCGGCCGTACAACGGGTAGAGTTCCCGCTGGCGCTCCACGAATCGATCGAAAAAATATCTTGCAATGCCACAGGGACCGGGAATAATGTATCAACTAGATTTTGGTATACAGTCGACAAAGTACAAGTTGGCACCCATTAACGGAAGGGCGGGGGGATACGAAGCTCCATATGAACTTCGAGAGAGAGGCCGAACCAACGATGCGCAAACGGGTCCTGCGCCTTGTACTTCCAACTCTCCGTTGACCGCCGACACGAACCCCGCAGCGGATTCCCGCGGCAAGAGTTCCCTGCTGTTCCCCTGTTCCCACGATCCCAACAACATCCATGTCGATTTGGCCAGGATCCCGCGGGTTGGCCGTCGGGATCGAAAGCGCCGGGCAGCTCCGCGATCATTGATAAATAAGATAAAAGGAGACGGGGCAATGAGGGTTGCAAAATATCTGGTTCTGCTGGCGGCTGTTTTATGCGTCCCATTGCTGTCTCAAGCGACGGAACTGA of the bacterium genome contains:
- a CDS encoding GNAT family N-acetyltransferase; amino-acid sequence: MNREYPKDVKLKDGSTVTLKPFERKDKDALFTFFQRLPEGDRIFLKDDVADPAVIERWATELNYNRIFPLLAWKGNDIVADATLHKNLGGWMKHVATIRIVVAKDFHRKGMGSLLANELFLHALKSGLEKVVAEVMESQPGAKRVFEKLGFRLEATFRGHVRDQIGVRHDLLVLTKDLEEFWANIQIHEYFSYPTREMEG
- a CDS encoding enoyl-CoA hydratase-related protein, producing the protein MGGKVIVERDGGVATVTISNPAKKNALNLKILNELKAAMGRLSGGDTRCLILRGEGSEAFCAGYDITQIPAGGSGEAQVLLSSNPFDDMIRAIESFPSPVIAMLNGFAFGGGLEMAVSCDIRIASDQAVFGMTPARLGIIYRPAGLMRFVNTIGLPATKELFYTARKVSARRALDLKLVGRVCPPEELPQVVLEMAREIAGNAPLSIRGTKRILSLCMQFRDLPPDEAKEAEDLIRACMDSHDLLEGKRAFLEKRRPKFQGK